The following are encoded together in the Anopheles nili chromosome 3, idAnoNiliSN_F5_01, whole genome shotgun sequence genome:
- the LOC128727258 gene encoding PI-PLC X domain-containing protein 1: protein MGMLLRTLVLLHLAVTFGHAQLASGDRVYKPEMDDLYITVNARTRTLELAWRNFDDLSNYILLAEQYPVEAFEPLYYHYTSGPASSTTDATDGGLTSPEVTTVAGGGTTENSVSTTDAGEYTTEADTELGWVYDFRDEFGYRKKDVLFSLQPVYTNGWTKTGIKFNYDLMNTVTTNTSCYGYYAYFVTPNGTVLSAHCLKLYPTWMEDLRPHLSGFRMRELFIPGTHDSASYKRDFDPHSQETIISKYALTQDDDIRSQLLQGVRYIDLRVGYYKNSGQQFWANHGISRMHPLADILAQIKRYALETREIILVDVQEFPVGFGKEYDIHTKLIHFLQDALRDVMANPSIGWDGTLGDVWAGGKTVLLCYDHEFAFRSYSHVVWRSVQQRWGNVQKVNDLKDYLFKVHNPRGFREFSYRPVADMAELTPDPWGVITDRYGGLRKMADSVNRFVTKWYFEELGPSANVVAVDFVRGTSIVEAAIYWNLKRVPNRSIKLAF from the exons ATGGGGATGCTGTTAAGGACGCTAGTGTTGCTGCATCTCGCAGTCACGTTTGGCCATGCTCAGCTGGCGTCAG GTGATCGTGTGTACAAACCGGAAATGGACGATCTCTACATTACGGTGAACGCGCGCACCCGAACGCTCGAGCTGGCGTGGCGCAATTTCGACGATCTATCCAATTACATCCTGCTTGCCGAACAGTACCCGGTGGAGGCGTTCGAGCCGCTCTACTACCACTACACGAGCGGGCCCGCCTCATCCACGACGGACGCAACCGATGGGGGTCTCACGTCACCGGAAGTGACCACGGTGGCCGGCGGTGGTACTACCGAAAATAGCGTCTCAACGACGGACGCCGGCGAGTACACGACCGAGGCCGATACGGAGCTTGGTTGGGTGTACGATTTCCGGGATGAGTTTGGCTACCGGAAGAAGGATGTGCTGTTTTCGCTGCAACCGGTCTACACCAACGGGTGGACGAAGACCG GtatcaaattcaattacgaTCTCATGAACACGGTCACCACCAATACGAGCTGCTACGGGTACTACGCGTACTTTGTCACGCCGAATGGGACCGTTTTGTCCGCACATTGCCTGAAGCTGTACCCAACGTGGATGGAGGATCTGCGGCCACACCTGAGTGGGTTCCGAATGCGCGAGCTCTTCATACCTGGCACACACGATTCGGCTTCATATAAGCGTGATTTCGACCCACACTCCCAGGAGACGATCATCAGCAAATACGCGCTCACGCAGGACGACGACATCCGGTCGCAGCTTCTACAGGGCGTCCGGTACATCGATCTGCGCGTGGGTTACTACAAAAACAGTGGCCAACAGTTTTGGGCGAATCACGGCATCTCACGGATGCACCCACTCGCCGACATTCTCGCGCAAATCAAGCGATACGCGCTCGAAACCCGCGAGATCATCCTTGTGGACGTGCAGGAGTTCCCGGTGGGCTTCGGCAAGGAGTACGACATCCACACGAAGCTTATCCACTTCCTGCAGGATGCGCTGCGTGACGTCATGGCAAACCCAAGCATCGGCTGGGATGGAACGCTCGGGGATGTGTGGGCCGGTGGCAAAACGGTGCTGCTCTGTTACGATCACGAATTCGCGTTCCGATCGTATTCCCACGTGGTGTGGCGATCCGTCCAACAGCGCTGGGGCAACGTGCAGAAGGTGAACGATCTCAAGGACTACCTGTTCAAGGTGCACAACCCGAGGGGCTT CCGAGAATTCTCGTACCGACCGGTGGCGGACATGGCCGAACTGACGCCCGATCCCTGGGGTGTCATCACGGACCGGTACGGTGGGCTGCGCAAGATGGCCGACTCGGTGAACCGGTTCGTGACCAAGTGGTACTTCGAGGAACTCGGCCCATCCGCCAACGTGGTCGCGGTCGATTTCGTCCGCGGCACCAGCATCGTCGAGGCGGCCATCTACTGGAACCTGAAGCGCGTACCAAATCGTTCAATAAAGCTCGCCTTCTGA